A genomic stretch from Halichoerus grypus chromosome 5, mHalGry1.hap1.1, whole genome shotgun sequence includes:
- the DCLRE1B gene encoding 5' exonuclease Apollo, protein MNGALIPHTPIAVDFWSLRRAGPARLFFLSHMHSDHTVGLSSTWARPLYCSPITAYLVHRHLQVPKEWIRALEVGESHVLPLDEIGRETMTVTLMDANHCPGSVMFLFEGYFGTILYTGDFRYTPSMLKEPALKLGKQIHTLYLDNTNCNPAWVLPSRQEAARQIVELIRKHPQHNIKIGLYSLGKESLLEQLALEFQTWVVLSPRRLELVQLLGLADVFTVEEKAGRIHAVDHMEICHSSMLHWNQTHPTIAILPTSRKIHRSHPDIHVIPYSDHSSYSELRTFVAALKPCQVVPIVSRQPCRDYFQDSLSPRLSVPLIPDSVQQYMNSSSRKPSFLWLLERRLKRPRTQGVMFDSSQDTADQSPAARDSKKAKNENLSGDLEKQASHHSLQIKKQLSPDLCYKEWDGAVPISESQKTVTVRAAPLSFSVHLQSTDEEFLSLETGEEVGVGPHLGPRGDRNGSAATGNQSAWLAQESLLSRSSEAAPLLAPGFRGLALKYLLTPVNFFQAQFSSRGFDQQVEKYHKPLLKSREENAE, encoded by the exons ATGAATGGGGCCCTGATCCCCCATACGCCCATCGCTGTGGACTTCTGGAGCCTGCGCCGGGCTGGTCCCGCGCGGCTCTTCTTTTTGTCCCACATGCACTCGGACCACACCGTGGGTTTGTCTAGCACCTGGGCCCGGCCCCTCTACTGCTCCCCAATCACCGCTTACCTCGTGCATCGTCACCTACAG GTACCTAAGGAGTGGATCCGGGCCTTGGAGGTTGGTGAGAGCCATGTCCTGCCTCTGGATGAAATTGGGCGAGAGACCATGACTGTAACTCTCATGGATGCCAATCACTGCCCTGGCTCTGTCATGTTTCTCTTTGAAGGATACTTTGGAACCATTCTCTATACAG GTGACTTTAGGTATACACCATCCATGTTAAAGGAGCCAGCCCTGAAACTGGGGAAACAGATCCATACCTTATACCTAGACAACACCAATTGCAACCCAGCCTGGGTTCTTCCTTCCCGACAAGAAGCTGCCCGCCAGATTGTTGAGCTCATTCGAAAGCACCCACAACATAACATAAAGATTG GACTCTATAGCCTGGGAAAAGAGTCACTGCTGGAGCAGCTGGCCCTGGAGTTTCAGACCTGGGTGGTATTGAGCCCTCGGCGCCTGGAGTTGGTGCAGCTGCTGGGCCTGGCGGATGTGTTCACGGTGGAAGAGAAGGCCGGCCGCATCCATGCGGTGGACCATATGGAGATCTGCCATTCTTCCATGCTACACTGGAACCAGACCCATCCTACCATCGCTATCCTTCCCACGAGCCGGAAGATCCACCGCTCCCACCCCGACATCCACGTCATCCCTTACTCTGATCATTCCTCCTACTCGGAGCTCCGGACCTTTGTCGCAGCACTGAAGCCTTGCCAGGTGGTGCCCATTGTCAGTCGGCAGCCCTGTAGGGACTACTTTCAGGACAGCCTGAGCCCCAGGCTCTCTGTGCCCCTGATCCCGGACTCTGTGCAGCAATATATGAATTCCTCCTCAAGGAAACCAAGCTTTCTCTGGCTGTTAGAAAGGAGGCTAAAGAGGCCGAGAACCCAGGGTGTCATGTTTGACTCCTCTCAGGACACTGCTGATCAATCTCCAGCTGCCAGGGACTCAAAGAAGGCCAAGAATGAGAACCTTTCTGGGGACcttgagaagcaggcttcccaccattCTTTGCAGATCAAGAAACAGTTGTCCCCGGACCTCTGCTACAAAGAATGGGATGGGGCAGTCCCTATCTCTGAGTCCCAGAAGACAGTGACTGTACGGGCCGCCCCCTTGAGTTTTTCAGTGCACTTACAGTCTACAGATGAGGAATTTCTTTCTCTAGAAACTGGGGAGGAAGTTGGTGTAGGGCCCCACTTGGGACCCAGGGGAGACCGCAATGGCTCAGCAGCCACAGGGAACCAgagcgcctggctggcccaggaGTCTCTCCTGTCTCGCAGCAGCGAggctgcccctctcctggctcctggGTTCAGGGGCCTGGCATTAAAATACCTTTTGACTCCAGTGAACTTTTTCCAGGCACAGTTCTCTTCTAGGGGCTTTGACCAGCAAGTGGAAAAATACCATAAACCATTGCTGAAGTCCAGAGAGGAGAATGCAGAATGA